The following coding sequences lie in one Arachis hypogaea cultivar Tifrunner chromosome 4, arahy.Tifrunner.gnm2.J5K5, whole genome shotgun sequence genomic window:
- the LOC140184255 gene encoding protein MAIN-LIKE 2-like has translation MRLTFYFSVGECAVILEDVVIILGLLTNGLPVTGPTLNSYETLEAKCLDQFGVAPRKADCRGSFIKLTWFRGLKDRLVLADDIYIQRYMKCHIMLLFGTVMFGDKSGAALHWKFLPLLRNFAGIIQFSWGLACLAHLYRALCRTTRVDCKEIDGPLTLLLTWAWIHLPFLALIPGNPLLFPIANRWRNWERADRPYRYRSLAHFRRALNDLEEGQYKQRSIRSFELPQEVGLYVSDTKHAECFERRPNSVTTSNS, from the exons ATGAGACTCACATTCTATTTTTCGGTTGGTGAGTGTGCTGTGATCCTGGAGGACGTGGTGATAATTCTTGGTCTTCTGACGAATGGTCTGCCAGTTACAGGACCGACACTCAATAGTTATGAGACGTTAGAGGCTAAATGCTTGGATCAGTTTGGTGTTGCACCTAGGAAGGCAGACTGTAGAGGAAGTTTCATCAAGCTGACATGGTTTCGAGGATTGAAGGATCGTTTAGTGTTGGCTGATGATATTTACATTCAGAGATACATGAAGTGCCATATAATGTTATTGTTTGGGACCGTTATGTTTGGAGATAAGTCTGGAGCAGCGCTGCACTGGAAGTTTCTACCATTACTCCGTAATTTTGCTGGGATCATACAGTTTAGTTGGGGATTGGCATGCCTGGCACACCTGTATAGAGCATTGTGTAGGACAACTCGTGTCGACTGTAAAGAAATTGATGGTCCACTAACACTTTTGCTTACTTGGGCTTGGATCCATCTACCATTTCTTGCGCTGATTCCTGGCAATCCTCTACTCTTTCCGATTGCAAACAG gtggcgtaactgggagcgTGCTGATCGTCCCTATAGATATCGTAGTCTTGCTCACTTTAGGAGAGCATTGAATGATCTGGAAGAAGGACAGTATAAACAACGTTCA ATACGGAGCTTTGAACTTCCTCAAGAAGTTGGACTCTATGTGTCTGATACAAAACATGCGGAATGCTTTGAGAGGAGACCAAACTCCGTTACTACGAGTAATAGCTGA
- the LOC112794461 gene encoding uncharacterized protein yields MEGVHNLHHQEQEQQLSTELLRLRDSLQPIDLSLLQHNTPAAVRVPTPATASGVCQFYHHHPNQQCGATTPSGSNSMKRPSPDTSSAERRAKRHFWDQDSPDLQGFSSVSLPMSIAALTGNSSDGHPVLRRCVSDPTKPPTSAKGFAGSSPEAGTGSGLPPLPPSLRRTVSDVTPSPPKILSRSLSSEETTTPDFSMDNDNWKGEEEAVSVEWADRCVRIIFRCPCGKGYEVLLSENTCYYKLV; encoded by the exons atggaaggagTGCATAACCTTCATCATcaagaacaagaacaacaactaTCCACCGAGTTGCTCCGACTCAGAGACTCACTTCAACCCATTGACCTCTCCTTGCTCCAACACAACACCCCCGCCGCCGTTCGTGTCCCAACTCCGGCCACCGCAAGTGGTGTATGCCAGTTCTACCACCACCACCCCAACCAGCAATGCGGCGCCACTACTCCTTCCGGCTCCAATTCAATGAAACGGCCCTCGCCGGACACCTCCTCCGCCGAACGGAGGGCTAAGAGGCACTTCTGGGATCAAGATAGCCCCGACCTTCAAGGATTCTCCTCCGTTTCGCTTCCGATGAGCATTGCCGCCCTCACCGGAAACAGCTCCGACGGCCACCCGGTTCTCCGCCGCTGTGTTTCCGACCCAACTAAGCCTCCAACTTCGGCGAAGGGTTTCGCCGGATCATCGCCGGAGGCGGGCACCGGTTCCGGGCTGCCACCACTGCCGCCGAGTCTGAGGAGGACTGTGTCTGATGTCACTCCTTCGCCGCCGAAGATCTTGTCTCGCTCATTGAGCTCTGAAGAAACCACCACTCCAGATTTTTCAATG GACAATGATAAttggaaaggagaagaagaagctgtGAGTGTAGAGTGGGCTGATAGGTGTGTAAGAATTATTTTTAGGTGCCCTTGTGGAAAGGGTTATGAGGTTCTTCTCTCTGAAAACACATGCTACTACAAGTTGGTCTAG
- the LOC112797709 gene encoding cationic amino acid transporter 9, chloroplastic: MGTGGGAPSSSSASSGWSGFWSSALRSKRLVSPAEKAAAESNGRGLSRRLGVLDLVLLGIGASIGAGIFVVTGTVARDAGPGVTISFILAGASCVVNALCYAELASRFPAVVGGAYLYTYTAFNEITAFLVFAQLMLDYHIGAASIARSLASYVVSILELFPVLKDNIPDWIGHGQNIGEVLSINVLAPILLILLTLILCWGVGESSAVNAFMTVTKIVIVIVVVLVGAFEVDVSNWSPFAPNGIKSIFTGATVVFFAYVGFDAVANSAEESKRPQRDLPIGIIGSLLVCIALYIGVCLVITGMVPYMYLGEDAPLAEAFTSKGLKFVSVLISIGAIAGLTTTLLVGLYVQSRLYLGLGRDGLLPSIFARVNSKRHTPIHSQVWVGCVASVLAGLLNVTMLSHILSVGTLTGYSVVSACVVVLRWKDRTNSQLSISAKQEGVICLVAIAACGFATGLLFRYDASPIFMILAILVAVGASAALLIRQAYSDAPGFSCPGVPLLPCLCIFFNIFLFAQLHHEAWVRFVVLSLVMVGVYAIYGQYHADPNAADTIMYHRAPEDEAQ; this comes from the exons ATGGGAACTGGTGGTGGCGCACCTTCCTCCTCCTCCGCCTCTTCCGGCTGGTCCGGTTTCTGGTCGTCGGCGCTCCGATCAAAGCGCCTTGTCTCTCCGGCGGAGAAGGCGGCCGCTGAAAGCAACGGCCGGGGACTCTCCCGCCGCCTTGGAGTCCTCGACCTAGTCCTCCTCGGGATCGGTGCTTCCATCGGCGCCGGCATATTCGTCGTCACCGGTACCGTCGCCCGTGACGCTGGACCCG GAGTAACAATCAGTTTTATACTTGCCGGAGCATCATGCGTTGTAAATGCACTCTGTTATGCCGAGCTAGCTTCTCGTTTCCCTGCTGTTGTCGGAGGAGCGTATCTATACACATACACGGCCTTTAATGAGATCACTGCTTTCCTTGTTTTTGCACAATTAATGCTTGACTATCATATTGGAGCAGCTAGCATAGCAAGAAGCCTGGCAAGCTATGTGGTGTCAATTCTAGAGCTCTTCCCTGTGTTGAAGGATAACATTCCAGACTGGATTGGACATGGTCAGAACATTGGGGAAGTTCTGTCCATCAATGTCTTGGCTCCAATTCTCCTAATTCTTCTCACTCTGATTCTTTGCTGGGGTGTTGGAGAATCTTCGGCTGTGAATGCATTCATGACAGTGACCAAG ATAGTCATTGTTATAGTTGTCGTTCTTGTTGGAGCTTTTGAGGTTGATGTTTCTAACTGGTCTCCCTTTGCTCCGAATGGCATAAAAAGCATATTTACTGGAGCTACTGTAGTCTTCTTTGCTTATGTTGGATTTGATGCAGTTGCCAATTCTGCCGAAGAATCTAAGAGACCGCAG CGGGATTTGCCAATAGGCATAATTGGAAGCCTCTTAGTATGTATTGCATTGTATATTGGAGTATGCTTAGTTATTACGGGGATGGTCCCATACATGTATCTTGGAGAAGATGCTCCTTTGGCTGAAGCTTTTACATCAAAAGGATTAAAATTTGTATCTGTTCTGATTAGTATTGGTGCCATTGCTGGACTTACAACAACACTCCTTGTTGGTCTCTACGTTCAG TCTCGGTTGTATCTCGGGCTTGGCAGGGATGGTTTACTACCCTCGATATTTGCCAGAGTTAACTCCAAACGGCACACTCCTATTCATTCACAGGTCTGGGTTGGATGTGTTGCCAGTGTTTTGGCTGGACTATTGAATGTAACAATGCTTTCACACATTCTCTCTGTTGGTACACTG ACTGGCTACTCAGTTGTCTCGGCATGTGTTGTAGTACTTCGGTGGAAAGATAGGACAAATAGTCAATTATCAATTTCAGCTAAGCAGGAGGGTGTAATTTGCCTCGTTGCTATTGCTGCTTGTGGATTCGCTACTGGGCTCTTATTCCGTTATGATGCTTCGCCTATTTTTATGATTCTAGCTATACTTGTTGCAGTAGGTGCTTCTGCTGCTCTTCTTATCCGCCAG GCTTATTCAGATGCACCAGGATTTTCTTGCCCTGGAGTTCCCCTTCTGCCATGCCTTTGCATCTTTTTTAATATATTCTTATTTGCTCAG TTACATCATGAAGCGTGGGTGAGATTTGTGGTTCTAAGTCTTGTCATGGTTGGTGTTTATGCCATCTATGGCCAGTATCATGCTGATCCCAATGCAGCAGATACCATCATGTATCACCGGGCACCAGAGGATGAAGCTCAATGA
- the LOC112797710 gene encoding putative UDP-rhamnose:rhamnosyltransferase 1: MADESKNLHIVMFPFLAFGHILPFYELAKLLAQKGHKISFISTPRNIKRLPKPPLNLQPFLELIELPLPQVENLPQNAESTMDIPHHMVPYLKKAFDGLEEPLSKFLESCTPHWIIYDFAPYWLPPISSKLGISCINLYIFTAFVQITTLNALLNPNSAEKEVSKGVYEFLTLQNESGVTDAFRIQESIRGAAAISIRSCMEVEGKSIRYIENLCKKPVIPVGLLPPPLPQNGIQDNNKDENWNTILKWLDEQEKESVIYVAFGSEVTLSDEEFIEINMGLHLSGCPFFWVLKNKKNIPNELNNNKLGIIWNDWAPQLKILAHKSIGGFLSHCGWSSVIESLEFGCPLILLPFQGEQELNAMVVEGMKVGVKVERNEGDRKFTRYSIAKALRTMMLEEEGKSCRRHAEEKKSKIFGSMEIQQKYIDDFVDYMQIHRPIKNN; encoded by the coding sequence ATGGCTGATGAATCTAAGAACCTTCACATAGTTATGTTTCCATTCCTTGCATTTGGTCACATTCTTCCATTCTACGAGCTTGCAAAACTCCTAGCTCAAAAGGGTCACAAAATTTCATTCATTTCCACACCTAGAAACATCAAACGCCTCCCTAAACCGCCACTAAATTTACAACCTTTTTTAGAACTTATAGAACTTCCTTTGCCCCAAGTAGAAAATCTCCCTCAAAATGCAGAATCAACTATGGATATTCCACACCACATGGTACCATATCTCAAGAAGGCTTTTGATGGTCTTGAAGAACCTTTGAGTAAGTTTCTAGAGAGTTGCACACCTCATTGGATCATATATGACTTTGCACCTTATTGGCTACCACCAATTTCCTCTAAGCTTGGCATCTCATGCATAAATCTATATATTTTTACTGCATTTGTTCAGATTACCACTTTAAATGCCCTTCTAAATCCAAATTCTGCTGAAAAAGAAGTATCCAAAGGTGTATATGAGTTTCTTACTCTGCAGAATGAGTCAGGGGTTACAGATGCATTTCGAATTCAAGAATCCATTCGAGGTGCTGCTGCCATTTCTATAAGAAGTTGCATGGAGGTTGAAGGTAAGTCTATAAGATATATTGAAAATCTTTGCAAGAAACCAGTTATTCCAGTTGGGTTGTTGCCACCACCTTTACCACAAAATGGTATCCAAGACAATAACAAAGATGAAAATTGGAACACAATTCTTAAGTGGTTagatgaacaagaaaaagagtCAGTGATTTATGTAGCATTTGGAAGTGAAGTAACACTAAGTGATGAAGAGTTCATTGAGATAAATATGGGATTGCATCTATCTGGTTGTCCATTTTTTTGGgttctaaagaataaaaaaaatatccctAATGAGTTAAATAATAACAAACTTGGAATTATATGGAATGATTGGGCACCACAGTTAAAAATATTAGCACATAAGTCTATTGGAGGGTTTTTGAGTCATTGTGGTTGGAGTTCTGTAATTGAGTCTCTTGAATTTGGTTGTCCACTTATTTTATTGCCCTTCCAAGGTGAGCAAGAGTTGAATGCTATGGTTGTGGAAGGAATGAAAGTAGGGGTAAAAGTGGAAAGAAATGAAGGTGATAGAAAATTCACAAGATATTCCATAGCCAAGGCATTGAGAACTATGATGTTGGAAGAGGAAGGAAAGAGTTGTAGAAGGCAtgcagaggagaagaagagcaagataTTTGGGAGCATGGAGATTCAGCAAAAATACATTGATGACTTTGTTGATTATATGCAAATTCATAGACctattaagaataattaa